A single window of Ornithorhynchus anatinus isolate Pmale09 chromosome 3, mOrnAna1.pri.v4, whole genome shotgun sequence DNA harbors:
- the PBLD gene encoding phenazine biosynthesis-like domain-containing protein isoform X1, whose translation MQLPVFTVDAFTNEAFRGNPAAVCLLENELDEDKHQKIAREMNLSETAFIRKLHPTDDFTQSSCFGLRWFTPTSEVPLCGHATLASAAVLFHKRKNINSTLTFVTLSGELKARQVEDDIVLDLPLYSTYIQDSQEVDDMIKAAVGDVQIQDIRYSPDIKKLLVRLSDKYERSFLENLKVAAQNLPQFERTGKVKGLILTLKGQPGGKPQAYDFYSRYFAPWYGIPEDPVTGSAHAVLSGYWSQQLGKKEMRAFQCSCRGGELKMSLRDDQRVDISGKTVIVLTGSLTV comes from the exons GAATTGGATGAAGATAAACACCAAAAAATCGCAAGAGAAATGAACCTCTCTGAAACCGCCTTCATCCGAAAACTACACCCAACAGATGATTTCACCCAAA GTTCGTGCTTTGGGTTAAGATGGTTCACGCCAACCAGTGAAGTCCCTCTCTGTGGACACGCCACCCTCGCCTCCGCCGCGGTACTATTTCACAAGAGAA AAAATATCAACTCTACTCTAACTTTTGTAACGCTGAGTGGGGAACTAAAGGCCAGACAAGTAGAAGATGACATAGTACTGGACCTGCCCCTTTATTCAACTTACATTCAG GATTCCCAGGAAGTAGACGACATGATAAAG GCAGCAGTAGGAGATGTGCAGATTCAGGATATTCGTTATTCTCCAGACATCAAGAAACTCCTCGTTCGCCTCAGTGATAAGTATGAAAG GTCGTTCCTGGAGAACCTTAAAGTGGCTGCTCAGAATCTCCCACAATTCGAGAGGACTGGGAAGGTTAAAGGCCTCATCCTCACCCTGAAAGGACAGCCGGGTGGAAAGCCCCAGGCTTACGACTTTTACTCTAGATATTTTGCCCCGTGGTATGGAATTCCTGAAGATCCTGTCACAG gATCTGCCCATGCTGTCCTCAGCGGCTACTGGTCCCAAcaactggggaaaaaagaaatgcgAG cTTTTCAGTGTTCCTGCCGTGGAGGAGAACTGAAGATGTCCCTGAGGGATGATCAGAGAGTCGACATCAGTGGTAAAACGGTTATTGTTTTGACAGGCAGTTTGACAGTCTGA
- the PBLD gene encoding phenazine biosynthesis-like domain-containing protein isoform X2 gives MQLPVFTVDAFTNEAFRGNPAAVCLLENELDEDKHQKIAREMNLSETAFIRKLHPTDDFTQSSCFGLRWFTPTSEVPLCGHATLASAAVLFHKRKNINSTLTFVTLSGELKARQVEDDIVLDLPLYSTYIQAAVGDVQIQDIRYSPDIKKLLVRLSDKYERSFLENLKVAAQNLPQFERTGKVKGLILTLKGQPGGKPQAYDFYSRYFAPWYGIPEDPVTGSAHAVLSGYWSQQLGKKEMRAFQCSCRGGELKMSLRDDQRVDISGKTVIVLTGSLTV, from the exons GAATTGGATGAAGATAAACACCAAAAAATCGCAAGAGAAATGAACCTCTCTGAAACCGCCTTCATCCGAAAACTACACCCAACAGATGATTTCACCCAAA GTTCGTGCTTTGGGTTAAGATGGTTCACGCCAACCAGTGAAGTCCCTCTCTGTGGACACGCCACCCTCGCCTCCGCCGCGGTACTATTTCACAAGAGAA AAAATATCAACTCTACTCTAACTTTTGTAACGCTGAGTGGGGAACTAAAGGCCAGACAAGTAGAAGATGACATAGTACTGGACCTGCCCCTTTATTCAACTTACATTCAG GCAGCAGTAGGAGATGTGCAGATTCAGGATATTCGTTATTCTCCAGACATCAAGAAACTCCTCGTTCGCCTCAGTGATAAGTATGAAAG GTCGTTCCTGGAGAACCTTAAAGTGGCTGCTCAGAATCTCCCACAATTCGAGAGGACTGGGAAGGTTAAAGGCCTCATCCTCACCCTGAAAGGACAGCCGGGTGGAAAGCCCCAGGCTTACGACTTTTACTCTAGATATTTTGCCCCGTGGTATGGAATTCCTGAAGATCCTGTCACAG gATCTGCCCATGCTGTCCTCAGCGGCTACTGGTCCCAAcaactggggaaaaaagaaatgcgAG cTTTTCAGTGTTCCTGCCGTGGAGGAGAACTGAAGATGTCCCTGAGGGATGATCAGAGAGTCGACATCAGTGGTAAAACGGTTATTGTTTTGACAGGCAGTTTGACAGTCTGA